From a region of the Eretmochelys imbricata isolate rEreImb1 chromosome 6, rEreImb1.hap1, whole genome shotgun sequence genome:
- the LOC144266332 gene encoding olfactory receptor 5W2-like: protein MEEGNHSEVTEFILSGLTDRPELQVPLFGVFLLIYGITLLGNGGLILLITIDLRLHTPMYFFLRNLSFCDLCLSSTISPKMLLNFLAKRKTISYTACAVQMYLSIIFEDAECLLLAVMAYDRYVAICNPLLYTVTMSRQLCKQLVAGVYAVGVVDSMIHTCCTFRLSFCSSNIINHFFCDIPPLLALSCSDTRINEIVMLTFTCCIIMTSFVTVLLSYVYISSTILQIRSAEGRHKAFSTCTFHLTAVVLFYGTLLFMYLRPTSSYSMDTDKVASVFYTLLIPLLNPLIYSLRNAEVKDALRKAMNKLLTNS from the coding sequence ATGGAAGAGGGAAATCACTCGGAGGTGACCGAattcattctctcaggactgacagatcgtcCGGAGCTGCAGGTTCCCCTGTTTGGGgtgttcctactgatttatggtatcaccctTTTGGGGAATGGGGGGTTGATCTTGTTAATCACGATTGATCTccgactccacacccccatgtactttttcctcaggaatttgtctttctgtgacctttGCCTTTCATCAACaatttcccctaagatgctgctgaattttttagCCAAGAGGAAAACCATTTCTTACACTGCTTGCGCCGTGCAAATGTATCTCTCCATCATTTTTGAAGATGctgagtgcctcttgctggctgtgatggcgtatgaccgttatgtggccatctgtaacccgctgctctatacggtcaccatgtccaggcagctttgtaaacagctggtggctggggtgtacgctgtgggggtggtggattCAATGATACACACGTGTTGTACATttcggctgtcattctgcagctccaacatcatcaatcatttcttctgtgacatccccCCACTGTTGGcgctctcctgttctgacacccgcatcaatgagattgtgatgCTTACTTTCACGTGCTGCATTATAATGACcagctttgtgactgtcctcctctcctatgtctatatctcctccaccatcctgcagatccgcTCTGCCGAGGGCCgacacaaagccttctccacctgcactttccacttgaccgctgtggtcctgttttatggcaccctcctcttcatgtatttacgtcccacctccagctattccatggatACAGACAAAGTGGCCTCAGTGTTTTACACACTGCTGATCCCCttgttgaaccccctcatctacagcctgaggaacgcggaggtgaaggacgccctgaggaaagcaatgaataaactGCTAACAAATTCTTGA